In Glandiceps talaboti chromosome 16, keGlaTala1.1, whole genome shotgun sequence, a single window of DNA contains:
- the LOC144447619 gene encoding neuroguidin-like, whose translation MSKMAASTEIEKTMEEDIPCAISILRQLQHEVSNVTNHVQTLLQKVTQESISTKKGLGFLEVKYHLLLSYLMNLTYVMLRKVEGKSIMNETVVDRLIEIRTVLEKMKPIDHKLQYQIDKLVKIAASGQLQQSDPLRFQPNPDQLVSKLNEGDDDDDDDKKEQTRERKHYVPPKLVAMHYDEDDTTGEGQKKRIERMRKRALNSTFMRELRDEYLDAPEEIQEERSSRRMRKDVNYEHQKQYEEDHFVRLQVSKKDRKQKNKVTSLDRLTDFGEISALTRGEEDEPRKKKRKAVKGKKHRGKRRKY comes from the exons ATGAGCAAGATGGCTGCCTCCACTGAAATAGAAAAG ACGATGGAAGAAGACATACCTTGCGCTATTTCTATATTAAGGCAACTACAACATGAG GTGTCAAATGTAACCAATCACGTACAAACATTACTTCAGAAGGTAACACAAGAAAGCATTTCTACAAAGAAAGGTCTTGGTTTTCTAGAGGttaaatatcatttattattgAG TTATTTAATGAACCTTACATATGTAATGTTGAGAAAAGTAGAAGGAAAGTCCATAATGAATGAGACAGTGGTTGATAGACTTATTGAAATCAGAACTGTCTTGGAAAAGATGAAACCCATAGATCACAAACTACAATACCAGATTGATAAGTTAGTAAAGATTGCAGCCAGTGGTCAACTTCAACAAAGTGATCCATTGAGATTCCAACCAAATCCTGATCAACTAGTTAGCAAG TTGAATgagggtgatgatgatgatgatgacgataagAAAGAACAGACCCGGGAGAGGAAACACTATGTACCTCCCAAATTAGTGGCAATGCATTATG ATGAAGATGATACAACAGGTGAAGGACAGAAGAAGAGAATAGAAAGAATGAGGAAGAGAGCATTAAACAGTACTTTTATGAGGGAACTCAGAG ATGAATATTTAGATGCACCAGAGGAAATTCAG GAAGAAAGAAGTTCACGCAGAATGAGAAAGGATGTTAATTATGAACATCAAAAACA ATATGAAGAAGATCACTTTGTACGTTTACAAGTCAGTAAAAAAGACAGAAAACAAAAG AACAAAGTGACCAGTCTGGATAGGTTGACAGATTTTGGTGAAATCAGTGCATTGACAAGGGGTGAAGAAGATGAACCCAGGAAAAA GAAAAGAAAAGCAGTAAAG GGTAAAAAGCACCGAGGCAAGAGAAGGAAGTATTGA
- the LOC144447572 gene encoding ER membrane protein complex subunit 4-like produces MQENNFSLHTAMAFTSSGVLPRGRRHKWSIDFSRSRQSMTSQSDNLPVGYMDKLSPNTEVATQDSEATLVVKKSWDVALGPLKQLPMNLFIMWMSGNSISIFPIMMVGMMLWRPVQALLSIGKTFKVLDESPQSLVQKFAYFMGNLLGIGLAAYKCSSMGLLPTHASDWISFLQPQERLEYAGGGLMF; encoded by the exons ATGCAGgaaaataatttttcacttcATACTGCCATGGCTTTCACTAGTTCTGGCGTTTTACCACGCGGTCGCCGCCACAAATGGAGCATAGACTTCAGCAG ATCTCGGCAGTCGATGACCTCACAGTCAGACAACTTACCTGTAGGATACATGGATAAACTGTCTCCCAATACAGAGGTTGCCACACAGGACAGTGAAGCAACACTGGTTGTCAAA AAATCCTGGGATGTTGCCCTAGGGCCACTAAAACAGCTGCCAATGAATTTATTCATAATGTGGATGTCTGGGAATTCTATCTCAATATTTCCTATTATGATGGTTGGTATGATGTTATGGCGACCAGTACAAGCACTTCTTTCTATCGGCAAAa CATTTAAAGTGTTAGATGAGAGTCCGCAATCATTGGTTCAGAAGTTTGCATATTTTATGGGTAATCTATTGGGTATTGGATTGGCTGCTTATAAATGTTCATCCATGGGGTTATTACCAACACATGCATCTGATTGGATATCGTTTCTACAGCCACAAGAG AGATTGGAGTACGCAGGTGGTGGTTTAATGTTCTAA
- the LOC144447255 gene encoding charged multivesicular body protein 4b-like: MSFLFGKSKKEGKAPSTQEAIQKLRETEELLEKKQEYLEKKIQTELSTAKKHGTKNKRVAIQALKRKKKFEKQLQQIDGTLSTIEFQREALESASTNTEVLKTMGYAAKALKSAHQHMDVDDVHDMMDDIQEQQELADEVSNAISQPLGFQDVDDDDLMAELEELEQEELDDKLLEIGPTPVDNLPSVPSDVPKAKEKVKEEDDDMSELAAWAS; the protein is encoded by the exons ATGAGTTTCTTGTTTGGCAAGTCAAAAAAAGAAGGCAAGGCACCGTCAACCCAGGAAGCGATACAAAAACTTCGAGAGACGGAGGAACTGCTCGAAAAGAAGCAAGAATATCTTGAAAAGAAGATACAAACAGAGTTGAGCACAGCTAAAAAACACGGAACGAAAAACAAAAGAG ttgCAATTCAGGCTCTAAAGAGGAAGAAGAAGTTTGAGAAACAATTACAGCAAATTGATGGTACACTGTCAACAATAGAATTCCAAAGAGAAGCTTTGGAAAGTGCAAGTACGAATACTGAGGTGCTAAAAACTATGGGTTATGCAGCCAAAGCATTGAAAAGTGCACATCAACATAT GGATGTGGATGacgttcatgacatgatggatGATATTCAAGAACAACAAGAGTTAGCAGATGAAGTATCAAATGCCATCTCACAACCACTCGGCTTCCAAGATGTCgatgat GATGATCTCATGGCTGAATTAGAGGAGTTAGAGCAAGAAGAGTTGGATGATAAATTACTGGAGATAGGACCTACACCTGTAGATAATCTTCCTAGTGTACCATCAGATGTACCCAAAGCAAAAG AAAAAGTCAAAGAAGAGGATGATGACATGAGTGAGTTGGCAGCGTGGGCGTCATAA